A single Alcanivorax borkumensis SK2 DNA region contains:
- the rne gene encoding ribonuclease E, protein MKRMLINATHPEEVRVALVDGQRLYDLDIEHRTREQKKANIYKGKITRVEPSLEAAFVDFGAERHGFLPLKEISRQYFQKDPKDIQGRINIKEVIKEGQEVIVQVAKEERGNKGAALTTFISLAGRYLVLMPNNPRAGGISRRIEGEERAQLKEALGALNIPDEMGVIVRTAGLGRSAEELQWDLNYLLKLWTSIDDASQDRKAPFLIYQESNVIIRAIRDYLRKDIGEVLIDSKKVYDEAQGFVQQVMQDFQHKIKLYDDETPLFSRFQIESQIETAFEREVKLPSGGSIVIDPTEALVSIDINSSRATKGADIEETALQTNLEAAEEIARQLRLRDIGGLIVVDFIDMGPARNQRDVENRMRDALEADRARIQLGRISRFGLLELSRQRLRPSLGETSSIVCPRCDGQGHIRDVKSLALSILRLIEEEVMKERTGEIQAQVPVAVATYLLNEKRDPLRAIEKNHKVRVVIIPNQNLDTPHFEVERIRDDQTSTQLSHEMDLLEGTKDADIASAQDTEIKTQEPAVRLMAPDTAPPPPKPVVAAPTAQVQNLGLLARLFSWLAQVFTAEPKPAKAKKDAPQRKSDNKPRQQQNNRGRGGNNRNDSNNSDNRAKNDNRNKRDGGKAGDNDNRNTRNKRQNDKDSGRKNDNRQADNRAADNRNDGRADTKDDGNRNERRGRNDNRRNNRNNDSRGEGRNDNRNGNRNDNKPDSKVSEGAKPRTRKQDNAADGADSKSSDKGPKAPRRTDAKDNRPLRERQRPNKANNSDGGVAQPAKAQRTAAPKPPRNEQPAPVDDEGHPATKLVPAQEPSAQAKRDDTPKKAATDKTAPLNEQSPVTNQPQAAAEPKQEQTVAPAKVQQPAAEQPPVTKAPVAQTTAAPKVEDDKPASAQPTASDTTTAAPAQEQPTPTADSTPQQPKADTPKAASTDDKPAPSAPQQAATTNAAPVAAQPATAAPTQTPAPAKPAEENKSEEKPVTAEPAAPSRASNDPRSPGYKPTPVAPAPKVEEKPKPAPASNELPSRATEVKAVKAEAKPAAAEQGRASNDPRQRRREQLAAQEATAKAQQTESPSDD, encoded by the coding sequence ATGAAACGTATGCTTATTAACGCCACTCACCCTGAAGAAGTACGGGTGGCACTGGTCGACGGACAACGTCTGTATGACCTGGATATCGAACACCGCACGCGGGAACAAAAAAAAGCCAACATTTATAAAGGCAAGATCACCCGGGTAGAACCGTCCCTGGAAGCCGCCTTTGTGGATTTTGGCGCAGAGCGCCATGGCTTTCTTCCCCTCAAAGAAATTTCCCGCCAGTACTTCCAAAAAGATCCCAAGGACATCCAGGGCCGCATTAACATCAAGGAAGTCATCAAGGAAGGCCAAGAAGTTATTGTCCAGGTGGCCAAAGAAGAGCGGGGCAACAAAGGCGCCGCCCTCACCACCTTTATTAGCTTGGCGGGTCGCTATTTGGTGCTAATGCCCAATAATCCTCGCGCCGGCGGCATTTCCCGCCGTATCGAAGGGGAAGAGCGGGCTCAGCTGAAAGAAGCCCTAGGCGCCCTGAACATCCCCGACGAAATGGGGGTTATCGTGCGCACCGCTGGGCTGGGCCGCAGTGCTGAGGAATTACAGTGGGACCTGAACTACCTACTGAAACTGTGGACCTCCATCGACGATGCCTCACAGGATCGCAAGGCACCTTTCCTGATCTATCAGGAATCCAACGTTATCATCCGCGCCATTCGTGACTACTTGCGCAAAGATATCGGCGAAGTCCTGATCGATTCCAAGAAAGTTTATGATGAAGCCCAAGGTTTCGTTCAGCAGGTAATGCAGGACTTCCAGCACAAAATCAAACTGTACGACGACGAAACCCCACTGTTCTCCCGTTTCCAGATTGAGTCTCAAATCGAAACCGCCTTTGAGCGGGAAGTGAAGTTACCCTCCGGTGGCTCAATCGTGATCGACCCGACAGAGGCCTTGGTGTCCATCGACATCAACTCCTCCCGCGCCACCAAAGGCGCAGACATCGAAGAGACCGCTCTGCAGACCAACCTGGAAGCGGCGGAAGAAATTGCCCGCCAGCTGCGCCTGCGTGATATCGGCGGCCTGATCGTGGTGGATTTCATCGACATGGGCCCGGCACGCAACCAGCGCGACGTGGAAAATCGCATGCGCGATGCCCTGGAAGCAGACCGTGCCCGCATCCAGTTAGGCCGCATCTCCCGGTTTGGTTTATTGGAGCTGTCCCGTCAGCGCCTGCGCCCGAGCCTGGGTGAAACGTCCAGTATCGTTTGTCCGCGTTGTGATGGCCAAGGCCACATCCGTGATGTGAAGTCCCTGGCGCTGAGCATCCTTCGTCTTATCGAAGAAGAAGTGATGAAAGAGCGCACCGGCGAAATCCAAGCCCAAGTACCAGTAGCCGTGGCCACCTACCTACTCAATGAAAAGCGTGATCCGCTACGCGCCATTGAGAAGAACCACAAAGTGCGGGTAGTCATTATCCCCAACCAGAACCTGGACACGCCCCACTTTGAAGTGGAACGCATCCGAGATGACCAAACGTCCACCCAGCTGAGCCATGAGATGGATCTGCTGGAAGGCACCAAGGATGCAGATATTGCTTCCGCTCAAGACACTGAAATTAAAACCCAAGAGCCGGCCGTCAGACTAATGGCACCGGATACTGCCCCGCCGCCGCCCAAACCGGTCGTCGCGGCCCCGACTGCGCAAGTGCAAAATCTGGGATTGCTTGCCCGCCTATTCTCTTGGTTGGCTCAAGTGTTCACCGCCGAACCCAAACCAGCCAAGGCGAAGAAAGACGCCCCCCAACGCAAAAGCGACAACAAGCCTCGCCAGCAACAAAACAATCGTGGCCGTGGCGGCAACAACCGCAACGACAGTAATAACAGCGATAACCGCGCTAAGAACGATAACCGCAACAAGCGTGATGGCGGCAAAGCCGGTGATAACGACAATCGCAACACCCGCAACAAGCGTCAAAACGACAAAGATAGCGGTCGCAAGAATGATAACCGTCAAGCGGACAATCGCGCTGCCGACAACCGCAACGATGGCCGAGCCGATACCAAGGATGACGGCAACCGTAACGAGCGCCGTGGTCGCAATGACAACCGTCGTAACAATCGCAACAACGACAGCCGTGGCGAAGGTCGCAATGACAACCGAAACGGTAACCGTAACGACAACAAGCCTGATAGCAAGGTAAGCGAAGGAGCCAAGCCGCGCACCCGTAAACAGGATAACGCCGCTGATGGTGCTGACAGCAAAAGCAGCGACAAGGGCCCGAAAGCCCCCCGCCGCACCGATGCCAAGGACAACCGTCCCTTGCGCGAGCGACAGCGCCCCAACAAAGCTAACAACAGCGATGGTGGCGTAGCTCAACCGGCCAAAGCTCAGCGCACTGCGGCCCCTAAGCCGCCACGCAACGAACAGCCGGCACCTGTGGATGACGAAGGTCACCCGGCGACCAAGCTGGTACCGGCGCAGGAACCTTCCGCACAAGCGAAGCGCGACGATACCCCCAAAAAGGCAGCGACAGACAAGACGGCACCGCTCAACGAGCAATCACCCGTTACCAACCAACCGCAAGCCGCAGCTGAACCGAAGCAGGAACAAACCGTTGCTCCGGCCAAGGTACAGCAACCTGCTGCTGAACAACCGCCCGTCACCAAAGCCCCGGTTGCGCAAACCACCGCCGCACCAAAAGTCGAGGACGACAAACCCGCCAGCGCTCAGCCCACAGCCAGCGACACCACCACCGCTGCTCCGGCGCAGGAACAACCGACCCCGACCGCCGACAGCACGCCTCAGCAGCCCAAAGCTGATACCCCCAAAGCGGCCAGCACTGACGACAAGCCGGCGCCCTCTGCGCCACAGCAAGCGGCAACCACCAACGCCGCTCCAGTAGCCGCTCAACCGGCAACAGCCGCACCGACCCAAACTCCAGCTCCGGCCAAGCCAGCTGAAGAAAATAAGTCAGAGGAAAAACCGGTCACCGCCGAGCCGGCAGCACCAAGCCGTGCCAGCAATGACCCGCGCTCTCCAGGCTACAAACCTACCCCTGTCGCTCCGGCGCCCAAGGTAGAAGAAAAGCCCAAACCAGCACCGGCCAGCAATGAGCTACCCAGCCGTGCCACCGAAGTGAAAGCCGTCAAAGCAGAAGCTAAGCCGGCCGCCGCGGAACAGGGCCGAGCCAGCAACGACCCGCGCCAACGCCGCCGTGAGCAGCTCGCTGCTCAGGAAGCCACTGCCAAGGCGCAACAAACGGAATCTCCTTCAGACGACTGA
- a CDS encoding RluA family pseudouridine synthase: MSEDTPAANRVTFVTIDEGRHGQRLDNFLFTHLKGVPKSRVYRIIRSGEVRVNKGRAKQTTRLCTGDVVRVPPIRTSDSTAPAAVSEGLAERLRRACVYEDDQLFVFNKPAGLAVHGGSGVSLGLIEALRVMFPQERELELVHRLDRDTSGLIMVARRRSFLRKLQRLMQGGQIEKRYWLLCQGFKGKERTLDAPLLKMMNGNERIVRVSREGKPSVTHFRLLERFAQAQLVEATLETGRTHQIRVHSQFGGFALLGDSKYGIAKGEALLAEIGRRRLCLHARTLVFVHPNTGKRLTVTAPLDDDYEAILTALRSKP, from the coding sequence ATGTCAGAAGATACCCCCGCAGCGAACAGGGTGACGTTTGTCACCATTGATGAAGGCCGGCACGGTCAGCGCCTGGATAATTTCTTGTTTACTCACCTTAAAGGTGTGCCCAAGTCTCGAGTTTACCGGATTATCCGGTCCGGAGAGGTGCGGGTTAACAAGGGGCGAGCCAAGCAGACCACCCGACTGTGTACTGGCGATGTGGTGCGTGTCCCGCCCATTCGCACCAGTGACTCCACCGCGCCTGCGGCGGTGAGTGAGGGCTTGGCTGAGCGTCTGCGCCGGGCCTGTGTCTATGAAGATGATCAGTTATTTGTTTTTAATAAACCTGCGGGCTTAGCGGTGCATGGAGGCAGTGGCGTCAGCCTGGGCTTGATTGAAGCGTTGCGGGTGATGTTCCCGCAAGAGCGGGAGCTGGAGCTGGTGCACCGACTGGATCGCGATACCAGTGGTTTGATCATGGTGGCCCGTCGGCGCTCGTTTCTGCGTAAACTGCAGCGCTTGATGCAGGGCGGCCAGATTGAAAAACGTTACTGGCTTCTCTGCCAAGGGTTTAAGGGTAAGGAGCGCACGCTGGATGCGCCCTTATTGAAAATGATGAATGGCAATGAGCGTATCGTCAGAGTATCGCGTGAGGGCAAACCCTCTGTGACGCATTTTCGCCTCCTTGAGCGGTTTGCTCAGGCGCAGCTGGTGGAGGCTACCCTGGAAACCGGCCGCACCCACCAAATTAGAGTGCATAGTCAGTTTGGGGGCTTTGCACTGCTGGGTGATAGCAAGTACGGCATCGCTAAAGGGGAGGCGTTGTTGGCTGAAATTGGCCGCCGCCGGCTCTGCTTACATGCCCGAACTCTGGTTTTTGTGCACCCGAATACGGGTAAAAGGCTGACGGTTACCGCGCCGCTGGATGATGACTACGAGGCCATTTTGACTGCCCTGAGGAGCAAACCATGA
- a CDS encoding HAD-IA family hydrolase, whose product MSVVRPYDLVIFDWDGTVMDSTGRIVSCMQLAAVDMALPSLADSVVCSIIGLGLPEAIATLYPQLDDAGIVAMRDRYAFHFIAAEQTPSALYPAAEQVLIHLREQGLKLAVATGKSRKGLQRVWGNTGLERYFDASRCADESHSKPHPAMVLELLEAMAVPAERAVVVGDTTYDLEMARAARVDRIGVSYGAHPVEQLLPCEPLAVIDRLDHLLPLVGLAASEFVMESV is encoded by the coding sequence ATGAGTGTTGTTCGCCCCTACGACCTGGTGATTTTTGATTGGGACGGCACAGTGATGGATTCCACGGGGCGCATTGTGAGCTGCATGCAGCTGGCAGCGGTGGACATGGCGTTGCCGTCATTGGCTGATTCGGTAGTTTGCAGCATTATTGGGCTAGGGTTGCCGGAAGCAATCGCTACACTCTATCCGCAGCTGGATGATGCTGGCATTGTTGCCATGCGTGATCGTTATGCGTTTCATTTTATTGCCGCCGAGCAGACACCCAGTGCCCTTTATCCGGCTGCTGAGCAGGTTTTGATTCACCTGCGTGAGCAGGGTCTTAAGCTGGCAGTGGCAACCGGAAAGAGTCGCAAGGGGTTGCAGAGGGTGTGGGGCAATACCGGCCTAGAACGTTATTTTGATGCTTCCAGATGCGCCGACGAAAGCCATTCTAAGCCGCACCCAGCCATGGTGCTGGAACTGCTGGAGGCGATGGCAGTGCCTGCTGAGCGGGCCGTGGTGGTGGGTGACACCACCTATGATCTGGAGATGGCCCGTGCTGCTAGGGTAGACCGCATAGGGGTGAGTTATGGTGCGCATCCAGTTGAGCAGTTGCTCCCATGCGAGCCCTTGGCGGTGATCGATCGTTTGGACCATTTGTTGCCGCTAGTGGGGTTGGCAGCGTCTGAATTTGTAATGGAGAGCGTATGA
- the sppA gene encoding signal peptide peptidase SppA, translating to MTMNNQPSSQPPQNEREWKLIEKLLGQAQDEQRKSRRWGIFFKALTFVYLFTLLVIVIPGKTGSAVTMAEAHVGIVDVNGVIAPDQEASADLIVTGLTRAFEAENTTAVLLKINSPGGSPVQSNQVYNAIKRLRAEYPEKKLYAAITDVGASGAYFIASAADEIYADPASIVGSIGVIMAGFGLEQAADKLGVERRVFTAGENKDLMDPFSPVKPAHRKHVQTMLDDIHQQFIAAVKKGRGNRLKVDGHPELFSGLFWTGERAMDLGLIDGLMSPGQVVREVVGEEEMLNYSASRSPMEEFIRRFGVSIGEGVATQLGLSASPVIR from the coding sequence ATGACTATGAATAATCAGCCATCTTCTCAGCCCCCTCAGAATGAGCGGGAATGGAAGCTGATAGAGAAATTACTGGGCCAGGCCCAAGATGAGCAGCGTAAATCCCGTCGTTGGGGTATTTTCTTCAAGGCCCTGACCTTTGTGTATCTGTTTACCTTGTTGGTGATAGTGATTCCGGGCAAAACCGGTTCTGCTGTGACCATGGCGGAAGCCCATGTGGGGATCGTAGATGTGAACGGCGTGATTGCGCCGGATCAGGAGGCGAGTGCGGACTTGATCGTCACCGGCTTAACGAGAGCCTTTGAAGCGGAAAACACCACCGCCGTTCTATTGAAAATCAACAGCCCAGGTGGCTCACCAGTACAATCTAATCAGGTGTACAACGCCATCAAGCGGCTGCGGGCTGAATACCCGGAAAAGAAACTGTATGCGGCGATTACCGATGTGGGTGCCTCTGGGGCGTACTTTATTGCCTCCGCTGCAGATGAAATCTATGCGGACCCGGCCAGCATTGTAGGTTCCATTGGCGTGATCATGGCTGGCTTTGGGCTGGAGCAGGCGGCCGACAAACTGGGTGTGGAGCGCCGTGTGTTTACCGCTGGCGAAAACAAGGATTTGATGGATCCGTTTTCACCGGTGAAGCCGGCCCATCGCAAACACGTACAAACCATGCTGGATGATATTCATCAGCAGTTTATTGCGGCGGTGAAGAAGGGGCGCGGCAATAGGTTGAAAGTTGATGGGCATCCAGAATTGTTTTCCGGCTTGTTCTGGACTGGCGAGCGGGCTATGGATTTGGGTCTGATTGATGGACTAATGAGCCCGGGGCAGGTGGTTCGCGAAGTGGTAGGCGAGGAGGAGATGCTCAACTACAGTGCCAGCCGCTCTCCTATGGAAGAGTTTATTCGCCGTTTTGGGGTTTCCATTGGCGAAGGCGTGGCTACGCAGCTGGGGTTGAGTGCATCGCCGGTGATTCGTTAA
- a CDS encoding Maf family protein — MTDQTPTLLLASSSPFRRQLLDKLKLDFIHQSPDIDESRHEDESPTALVMRLAREKALALADQHPNTLIIGSDQVAVIGNQVLGKPGDRDTAIRQLSAASGKRVSFLTGLCLLNTATGRSQVVCDPFHVQFRTLKPAQIERYVDIEQPLNCAGSFKSEGLGIVLFKALEGRDPNTLVGLPLIILTEFLAAEGVQLPL, encoded by the coding sequence ATGACTGACCAGACACCTACCCTGTTACTCGCCTCTTCATCGCCGTTTCGGCGCCAACTATTAGACAAGCTGAAACTGGATTTTATCCACCAGAGCCCGGATATCGACGAATCCCGGCATGAGGATGAAAGCCCTACCGCCTTGGTAATGCGCCTGGCCCGGGAAAAAGCGCTGGCCCTCGCAGACCAACACCCGAACACGCTAATTATCGGCTCCGACCAGGTTGCCGTTATTGGCAATCAAGTACTGGGCAAACCCGGCGACCGCGACACCGCTATTCGTCAACTCAGCGCCGCCAGCGGCAAGCGGGTCAGTTTCCTGACGGGTTTGTGCCTGCTCAATACCGCCACTGGCCGTAGCCAAGTGGTCTGTGACCCTTTCCATGTGCAGTTCCGCACCTTGAAACCAGCGCAGATTGAACGCTACGTGGACATCGAACAGCCCCTGAATTGTGCTGGCAGCTTCAAATCCGAGGGCCTCGGCATTGTGCTGTTCAAAGCCTTGGAAGGACGCGACCCGAATACACTGGTAGGCCTGCCTTTAATTATATTAACCGAATTTCTGGCTGCAGAAGGCGTTCAGCTGCCCCTATAA
- a CDS encoding YceD family protein codes for MFSGQLPQFLDPRKYADQGRIVEGQLTVGDLPRLQEYRDSLDQPVAISLAFDRDDEGHRRIEGEVSTVLVLPCQRCLEPVSYSITAHIDVALVWNEDQAKALPGRLDPWLVGEERMVLTDLIEEELLLAMPLVALHDSCPTALPQDSGKPEKHENADNPFAVLAKLKGQGK; via the coding sequence ATGTTTTCAGGGCAACTGCCACAGTTCCTCGATCCTCGCAAATATGCGGATCAAGGTCGCATCGTTGAAGGCCAGCTTACCGTTGGAGACCTGCCACGCCTGCAGGAATACCGCGATAGCTTGGACCAGCCAGTAGCAATATCGCTGGCGTTCGATCGTGATGATGAGGGGCATCGGCGTATCGAGGGCGAGGTTAGCACCGTATTGGTGCTGCCATGTCAGCGCTGCCTGGAGCCAGTGAGTTATTCTATTACTGCCCATATCGATGTGGCGTTGGTTTGGAATGAGGATCAGGCCAAGGCATTGCCGGGGCGACTGGATCCTTGGTTGGTTGGCGAAGAACGCATGGTTCTTACCGATCTAATCGAAGAGGAGCTGTTGCTGGCTATGCCACTGGTGGCTCTGCATGACTCTTGCCCGACAGCTTTACCGCAGGACAGCGGTAAACCTGAGAAACACGAAAACGCGGATAATCCTTTTGCCGTGCTGGCCAAATTAAAAGGTCAAGGCAAGTAA
- the rpmF gene encoding 50S ribosomal protein L32, which translates to MAVQKNRKTRSKRGMRRSHDALPAAALTEDSNTGEVHRRHHISPDGMYRGRQVISQGDSDDE; encoded by the coding sequence ATGGCTGTTCAAAAGAACCGTAAAACCCGTTCAAAGCGTGGCATGCGCCGCTCTCACGATGCGCTGCCTGCCGCTGCGCTGACTGAAGATAGCAACACTGGTGAAGTGCACCGTCGTCACCACATTTCTCCGGATGGCATGTACCGTGGCCGCCAGGTGATCAGTCAGGGTGATTCTGACGACGAATAA
- the plsX gene encoding phosphate acyltransferase PlsX → MPVVTLAVDAMGGDHGLSVTVPAVAAMLSRHEHMHIILVGQLEPLTSALSQANIADHPRITVQPATEVVAMDDPVAVALRQKKDSSMRVAINMVKEGRAQAAVSAGNTGALMAVSRFVLKTLPGVDRPAICTAIPTANGHCHMLDLGANVDSEPAHLLQFALMGQAVVRAVDGVEHPRVALLNIGEEDIKGNEQIKEAAGLLREAQGLNYVGFVEGNGIFSGEADVVVCDGFVGNVSLKTMEGVAKMIGNMLRQEIKQSWLRKLCGLFALPVLIGLKKRMDPDHYNGASLVGLRGVVVKSHGGTSKEGFACALEVAQLEARRNVPSLISDALGQPGTH, encoded by the coding sequence ATGCCGGTTGTGACGCTAGCAGTGGATGCCATGGGGGGCGATCACGGCTTGTCCGTAACAGTGCCCGCCGTGGCAGCCATGCTGTCTCGCCATGAGCACATGCACATTATCTTGGTTGGCCAACTTGAACCGTTAACTAGCGCCTTGTCTCAGGCTAATATCGCTGATCACCCGCGTATTACCGTTCAGCCAGCCACGGAAGTGGTGGCAATGGATGATCCCGTCGCCGTTGCTCTGCGGCAAAAGAAGGACTCGTCCATGCGTGTGGCCATCAATATGGTCAAGGAAGGGCGTGCCCAGGCAGCGGTCAGCGCCGGCAATACTGGTGCCTTGATGGCGGTGAGCCGTTTTGTGTTGAAAACCCTTCCCGGGGTAGATCGCCCCGCCATTTGTACGGCTATTCCCACGGCCAATGGCCATTGTCACATGCTCGACTTAGGCGCCAATGTGGATTCAGAGCCCGCGCACTTGCTGCAGTTTGCCTTGATGGGGCAGGCGGTGGTGCGTGCTGTTGATGGGGTGGAGCATCCTCGTGTGGCGTTACTGAATATTGGTGAAGAAGACATCAAGGGTAACGAGCAGATTAAGGAGGCGGCAGGGCTGTTGCGTGAAGCCCAAGGTCTCAACTATGTGGGCTTCGTGGAAGGTAATGGCATCTTTTCAGGCGAGGCCGATGTGGTGGTGTGTGATGGTTTTGTTGGTAATGTCTCGCTAAAAACCATGGAAGGTGTAGCCAAAATGATTGGCAACATGTTGCGCCAAGAAATCAAACAGTCCTGGCTGCGCAAACTATGCGGCTTGTTTGCGTTGCCGGTGTTGATTGGGCTCAAAAAGCGCATGGACCCGGATCACTATAATGGCGCCAGCCTTGTTGGCCTGCGTGGCGTGGTGGTGAAGAGCCACGGTGGTACCAGCAAGGAAGGTTTTGCCTGTGCGCTGGAAGTGGCTCAGCTGGAGGCGCGCCGTAACGTACCGTCCTTGATTAGTGATGCACTGGGTCAGCCCGGCACTCACTAA
- the fabD gene encoding ACP S-malonyltransferase: protein MSKTAFIFPGQGSQGLGMLSEFAERPAVKQTFQEASGALDQDLWALAQEGPKEALNQTEITQPLLLTAGVALWRLWEQSGGPRPNVLAGHSLGEYTALSCAGVINLGDAVRLVRTRGQLMQQAVGQGEGSMAAILGLDDDQVRSACEQAAQGGVVEAVNFNAPGQVVIAGSADAVERAIAACKEAGAKRAMALPVSVPSHCALMKPAAAQLADTLSDTRFHAAEMPVINNVDVAMETDPEKIRDALIRQLYSPVRWVETIQALQEQGVGHLYECGPGKVLCGLVKRIDRELAARPLETEAAFTAALQGE, encoded by the coding sequence ATGTCCAAGACAGCCTTTATTTTTCCTGGCCAAGGGTCTCAGGGCCTGGGGATGCTCAGTGAGTTCGCCGAACGTCCGGCGGTGAAGCAAACCTTTCAGGAAGCCTCTGGTGCGCTGGATCAGGACCTCTGGGCGTTAGCCCAAGAAGGGCCAAAAGAAGCGCTCAATCAGACAGAAATCACTCAGCCTTTACTGCTGACCGCAGGCGTTGCCCTGTGGCGTTTGTGGGAACAGAGCGGTGGCCCACGGCCGAATGTGTTGGCAGGGCATAGCCTGGGTGAGTACACGGCGCTGAGTTGCGCCGGAGTCATTAATCTGGGTGATGCCGTGCGGCTGGTGCGTACTCGTGGCCAGTTGATGCAGCAGGCCGTTGGCCAGGGTGAAGGCAGCATGGCTGCCATTCTCGGGTTGGATGATGATCAGGTTCGCAGCGCTTGTGAGCAGGCAGCTCAGGGCGGCGTTGTTGAGGCTGTCAATTTTAATGCGCCAGGACAGGTGGTTATTGCCGGTTCAGCGGATGCGGTTGAGCGGGCTATTGCAGCCTGTAAAGAGGCTGGTGCGAAACGTGCCATGGCGCTTCCGGTCAGTGTGCCGTCCCATTGTGCGTTGATGAAACCTGCCGCTGCACAGCTTGCCGATACCTTGAGTGATACCCGTTTTCACGCGGCGGAAATGCCGGTGATCAATAATGTGGATGTGGCCATGGAAACGGATCCGGAGAAAATTCGTGATGCGTTGATTCGCCAACTTTATTCACCGGTGCGCTGGGTGGAAACCATTCAGGCACTGCAAGAGCAGGGTGTTGGTCATCTTTATGAGTGTGGCCCGGGCAAGGTTTTGTGTGGTTTGGTGAAACGCATTGACCGGGAATTGGCCGCTCGTCCGCTGGAAACAGAGGCAGCTTTCACGGCTGCTCTGCAAGGAGAATAA
- the fabG gene encoding 3-oxoacyl-ACP reductase FabG, whose amino-acid sequence MSDKKVALVTGASRGIGRAIAEQLIANGFFVVGTATTDKGAAAIGDALGENGAGKRLDVADKTSVDATLKSINEEFGAPLVLVNNAGITRDNIMLRMKEDEWDDVINTNLNSLYRVSKACLKGMTKARWGRIINISSVVGTMGNAGQANYAAAKGGVEGFSRALARELGSRNITVNSVAPGFIQTDMTEALPEAQKEALLQGIPLGRLGQPAEIASAVAWLASEGGGYVTGTTLHVNGGMFTG is encoded by the coding sequence ATGTCAGACAAGAAAGTGGCACTGGTAACCGGCGCTAGCCGGGGCATCGGCCGGGCGATTGCCGAACAACTGATTGCGAATGGTTTTTTTGTGGTTGGCACGGCTACTACTGACAAAGGGGCTGCCGCCATTGGCGATGCGTTGGGCGAAAACGGTGCCGGCAAGAGGCTTGATGTGGCAGACAAGACGTCGGTGGACGCCACCCTCAAGAGCATCAACGAAGAGTTTGGTGCTCCTTTGGTGTTGGTGAATAACGCGGGTATTACCCGCGATAACATCATGCTTCGGATGAAGGAAGATGAATGGGATGATGTGATCAATACTAATCTCAATTCCCTTTATCGTGTTAGCAAGGCATGCTTGAAAGGCATGACGAAAGCGCGTTGGGGCCGGATTATCAATATCAGCTCGGTGGTCGGCACCATGGGTAACGCAGGGCAAGCCAATTACGCGGCCGCTAAAGGCGGCGTAGAAGGTTTCTCAAGGGCATTGGCCCGCGAGCTTGGCTCACGTAACATTACGGTGAACTCTGTTGCTCCGGGCTTTATTCAAACGGACATGACAGAGGCGCTGCCAGAAGCCCAGAAAGAGGCCCTACTGCAGGGAATTCCCTTGGGGCGCTTGGGGCAGCCGGCGGAGATTGCCAGTGCGGTTGCTTGGCTGGCCAGTGAGGGCGGTGGTTATGTCACGGGAACCACTTTGCACGTCAATGGGGGCATGTTTACCGGGTAG
- the acpP gene encoding acyl carrier protein — MSSIEERVNKIIVEQLGVKPEDVKSEASFVEDLGADSLDTVELVMALEEEFETEIPDEEAEKISTVQSAVDYIKAHS, encoded by the coding sequence ATGAGCAGCATCGAAGAACGCGTAAACAAAATCATCGTTGAGCAACTGGGTGTTAAGCCGGAAGACGTAAAATCAGAAGCGTCCTTCGTTGAAGATCTGGGTGCAGACTCCCTGGATACCGTTGAGCTAGTGATGGCCCTGGAAGAAGAATTTGAAACCGAAATTCCGGATGAAGAAGCTGAGAAAATCAGCACCGTCCAGTCCGCTGTGGATTATATTAAAGCACACAGCTGA